The Streptomyces sp. JB150 genomic interval ACAGCGCCCCGAGGTCCGACACGTCCAGCGTCAGGTCCGCCTCCCGCGAGGTCGCCGCGCACACCGCCCGGCCGTCCTCCGCAGCCTCCAGCAGATACCGCCCGCCGGTGAACCCGCCCGCGTCGGCGACCTCCAGCACCAGCCGCCCCGCCCCGGCGTACGTCCGCGCCTCCAGCGCCCGTACGACGTCCAGGATGCGCACCCACATCCAGTCCGCCTGGGTGGTGATCCGGGCGGCGCGCGGGTCCGGCAGGAACAGCGGCAGCAGGTCGTCCGGGGCCCGGTAACCCGTCTTCACCGTGGTGACCCAGTCGATCGAGCACATGAACCGCCACAGCGCCCGCTCCGCCTCCGGACGGTCCGCCACCAGCCAGTTCACGGTGGCGGTGTTCAGCGGCTGCTTGGCGTCGCCCCACCGGTCGTCGGCGGTGTACGCCACCATCCCGTCGACCTGCCCGGCCGCCGAGCGGTACACCGCGTAGAACGGCTCCTTCCGCTCCGGCCGGACCCGCAGCTCACCGGTCTCGATCCGCCACCACCGCGCGCCCCGGTCCACCGCGCCCGGCGTCGCCCGCCGCACCCGCTCGTACAGCTCCGGGCCCAGCTTGCGCACCTCGGCGGCGTCGGCCAGGTCGATCCGCCCGCCGTCCTCCGGGCCTGCCCAGCGCGGGTCGAGGCCGGTGCGCGGCACGTCGACGGTCCACTCGGCGGCCGTGGTGGCCGGGCCGAACCCGTACCGGCCGTAGATCGGGTACTCGGCGGCGATCAGCGTCGCGACCACGTCCCCGCGCTCCTTCGCCGCCGCCAGGTCCCGGCCCATCATCCGGGTCAGCAGCCCGCGCCGGCGGTGCGTCGGGGTCACGGTCACGTTGGTGACGGCGTTCGCGGCGACGAGCGCGCCGCCGACCGCGGTCAGCTCCTGCGGGAACGAGCGCAGCGTCGCCACGCACCGGCCGTCGTCGAAGGCCCCGGTGGTGCGCTCCGGCACGATGCCGGTGGCCCGCGCGGCCAGCACGTCCTCGGACACCACGGGGCCCTGGAGGAAGCCCACCGACAGGGCCCGCAGCCAGTCCGGCGTCTCGTCCTCGGTGATCGTGCGTATGTCGAGTGCGTCGCGGTCGCTCATGGCGTCACGGTAGGCGCCCCGCACCGGGCCCGTCGCGAGGTTTTCGACACGGCGCACGACAGCGGCGGGCCACCGGGCGGACCGGAACCGCGGGCCACCAAGCGGAACTACACCTCCGGACCACCGCGCCGATCACAGACCTCCGGCCACCGGGCCGATCACCCCAGCCCACCGGACGGCTCACGCACCCACCTCACCGCCGGCACCTATGAGCCTTCGGGCCCCCACCGGCGCGCAAGAGCCCCCAGGCCCCGCCCGCGCCTCACAGCAGGAGGTCGTCGACCTGTGCCTCCCCGTCCCGGTAGCGCCGGGCGATCTCCGCGCTGCACTCGTCGGCCGTGCGCTGGAGCCGCTGGCGGCGCCGGGAGACCTGCTGCTCGTAGCGGACGAGCCGCCCGATCCCGTCCGTCAGCTCCGCGTCCGTGCGCGCGTCCAGCGCGGACAGCTCGACCTCGGCCAGCATCTCGGCGGCCAGCCGCCGGTACTCCTCGCTCTGCGGCGTGCCCAGCGTGACATGGCGGGCGGAGGAGCGGTGCCGCGCCGGGGCGTCCGTCAGGATCTCCGGCAGCCGCTCCACCACC includes:
- a CDS encoding GNAT family N-acetyltransferase, whose product is MSDRDALDIRTITEDETPDWLRALSVGFLQGPVVSEDVLAARATGIVPERTTGAFDDGRCVATLRSFPQELTAVGGALVAANAVTNVTVTPTHRRRGLLTRMMGRDLAAAKERGDVVATLIAAEYPIYGRYGFGPATTAAEWTVDVPRTGLDPRWAGPEDGGRIDLADAAEVRKLGPELYERVRRATPGAVDRGARWWRIETGELRVRPERKEPFYAVYRSAAGQVDGMVAYTADDRWGDAKQPLNTATVNWLVADRPEAERALWRFMCSIDWVTTVKTGYRAPDDLLPLFLPDPRAARITTQADWMWVRILDVVRALEARTYAGAGRLVLEVADAGGFTGGRYLLEAAEDGRAVCAATSREADLTLDVSDLGALWLGDESAVRLAAAGRVRETRAGAARVADALLRTSRRPWCPDSF
- a CDS encoding aerial mycelium formation protein, which produces MSTPSTGEEVGTRRPPAQRTDSPGGFESAVRPPLPPEPPEPDLTALSLPELRALRRAAQRDEADLSYVRRLLQGRIDILRAELARRGPASVVAVGEASVVERLPEILTDAPARHRSSARHVTLGTPQSEEYRRLAAEMLAEVELSALDARTDAELTDGIGRLVRYEQQVSRRRQRLQRTADECSAEIARRYRDGEAQVDDLLL